The following is a genomic window from Marinifilum sp. JC120.
GTTCTTGGTCTGTGAAGATACGTTGTTAGGTGCTCCATTTTATTTTCCCATTGAGGCCGAACCTAAACCTGCGCTCGAGAGATAGCTGTCCATACACTGATAAGGGATGTATGGATTCTCGAGAAGAGA
Proteins encoded in this region:
- a CDS encoding DUF2647 domain-containing protein, translating into MAPLFSRIHTSLISVWTAISRAQV